GGATCCAGCAGCTCGCTGATGATCCTGAAGGGCGCAGACTGGGATTTCAAGACGGAATTCGAAGATGCTCATCGCCGGGGCTTCGGATTCCACTTCCCCGAGAAGTCCATCATGGTCGACGACATTCGCGTTCGCGCTACTGGCGCAGCTCGGTCCAAGGTTGAGAAGAGCCCGTTTGCCCAGATGAAGTCCGTCGAGGGCTCCGCCGTCTCAACTCCCCAGCCCAGCGGCACCAACAGCGTCTACTTTGAGGGTCACGGCCACCTCGATACTGCCGTCTACCAGCTCCAGACCATCCCCGTCGGTGCCCGTATCTCTGGCCCGGCCTTGATCATTGACAACACCCAGACCATTCTTGTCACGCCGTCCACCACGGCAACAGTCCTCGAGAGCTACGTCGTCATCGATCGCGCACCTGTTGAGAAGGTTGCCAAGACGAACGGCGAGCAGGAAGAGTTCAGCCCCGTCCAGCTCACCGTCTTTGGCCACCGCTTCATGTCCATCGCCGAGCAAATGGGCCGCACCCTTCAGAAGACGGCCGTCTCCACCAACATCAAGGAACGCCTCGACTTCTCCTGCGCCATCTTCAGTCCTGATGGCGGCCTCGTCGCAAACGCCCCCCACGTGCCTGTCCACCTAGGATCCATGCAGTTCGCTGTCCGTTACCAGCACGAGCTATGGGCCGGCAAGCTCAAGGACGGCGACGTCCTCGTCTCAAACCACCCCTCCTGCGGCGGCACCCACTTGCCCGACATCACAGTCATCACTCCCGTCTTCGACGGACCAGAGCTAGCCTTCTACGTTGCTTCGCGAGGTCACCACGCCGATATTGGCGGTATTCTCCCCGGATCCATGCCGCCGACCTCCTACGCCCTCTGGCAAGAAGGTGCAGCTATCGAGTCGACGAAACTCGTTAGCGAAGGTCGCTTCAACGAGGCCGAGGTCCGCCGTCTGCTTCTTGAGGAACCCGCTCAGTACGACGGCTGCTCCGGCACCCGCAGACTGCAGGATAACCTCTCCGATCTCAATGCGCAAATCGCCGCCAACGCAAAGGGCATCTCACTCATCAAGGCCCTCATCACAGAAAACGGCCTCGCCACGGTTCACCGGTACATGTACGCCATTCAGCACACGGCCGAGCACGCTGTGCGCGAGCTGATGCAGTCCACCCTCGTCAAGTTCGGCTCCGAGCCTCTTGTCGCGGTCGACTACATGGACGACGGCACGCCCATTTGCCTCAAAATCACCATCTCGCCCCAGGACGGCTCCGCGACATTCGACTTCACCGGCACCGGCCCGCACGTCCTCGGCAACACCAATGCGCCCATCGCCATCACGCACTCAGCAATCATCTACTGCCTGCGCGGCCTGATCTCCTCCCAGATCCCGCTTAACCAGGGCTGCCTGGCCCCGATCGACATCGTGATCCCCAAGGACAGTATCCTCAACCCGGGCGCCGGCCTCGCCGTCGTCGGCGGCAACGTCCTCACGTCCCAACGCATCACCGATGTCGTTCTCAAAGCGTTCAGCGCTTCCGCCGCCAGCCAGGGCTGCTGCAATAACCTTACCTTTGGCACGGGAGGCAAGGACCCCGTGACGGGCGAGCACAAGGACGGCTTCGGGTACTACGAGACCATTGCCGGCGGCGCCGGCGCGGGCCCGACGTGGGTGGGCCAGAGCGGCGTGCACACGCACATGACCAACACGCGCATCACAGATCCCGAGGTCTTTGAGAAGCGGTACCCGTGCATCTTGAGGCGCTTCCAGCTGCGCAGCGGGTCGGGCGGTAAAGGTAAGAACAGGGGCGGCGACGGGACGATTCGCGAGATTGAGTTCCGGGTGCCAGTGCAGTGCTCTATTCTGAGCGAGCGCCGGAGCCGGCGGCCGTATGGTATGGAGGGCGGTGGTGATGGCGAGGCGGGCTTGAATTTGGTTATTGTCAAGGATGATATGACTGGCAAGGATCGGACTGTTAACTTGGGGGCCAAGGCGACGACGAAGTTGAGAGCTGGGGAGACTGTTATCATTCAGTCGCCTGGTGGTGGTGCGTGGGGAGCTGTTGAGGCTTGATCGGAACATGAGTGATGGAGTTGATTGGGAATGCATATTTTGGAGTTTGGAGGATCTGATTCATTTCTGCGATGACTTTTAGACTAATTAATTCAGTTTTCATCAAGTATCAATCGCAACTCGACTCGTTTGATCGACTGTGCAGTCTATTCCTGTGAATTGACTTTTTAGCAATAAGCCGTTCCCTGCATTGCAAGCCATATCATCAATGTCTACACTTTGAACTCACCTCATTTCATGTGGAACAGACCAAGCACTCCACATCCAGAAGAGTACACTTCGCCGACGAACATCCCTCTGACAAGTTCCAGCTGTTGAATGAGAAGCTTGCCTCAAGCCATGAGGTCAAGTCTtgatcccccccccccccccccgtccAGTCAAAGCAGTTTCGCCGACAACACTCCTTGTCAGCAGGCATTTGTCCAATCAATGCCAGCAGAAACTCATCAGTCTCCTCAACCAGGTCGGTCTGACTCTATCGTCGCGAACTGCCACTAGTGTACTGCCCTCTTCCTGACCCGCTTCCACGATTCTTCCCCACATCTCAGCCCTCTTGCTGCGGGACCCTACAATTCAAGACGACTCCAGCACAGCCCCGCTACACAACCGAGACATCGTGGGATTTCCATCGTCCTCTGCCCTGGTGGTCTAGCGGTATGATTCTTCCTTAGGGTTACTTAAAAATCAAGACACCATCTTGGAAGAGGCCCCAGGTTCGAATCCTGGCCAGGGCCCGTTACACTTTTGATGTTGGTGATCAAGTGGTGGTGATCTTTTCTTTCgcgtcttttttttcctttttgcTTTTCTGGCAGTGGCTGCGTGCAGAAATCCGCCACAACGGGTAACTGGCCGGTTATGTCTTGCATGCACGTCTTTGTCTGCATGAAAAAAGCTGCAAAGATTCCGTTAGCAGCAGACTGCATGTAAGTCTTGGCAAGAAGAATCGATACCCGCGACAAGCGAAGAAAGATGGAAGGGGGAGGACTGAAGAGCGCCCCATTAATAAGGTGAGACGGCATTTTCTGTGGAAAAGAGCATCGGGGTGTCGGCCGGAAATACCCCTGTCCATGCACGGCCGGTCTCGGCCTCGAATGCGGGGGAATCGGGTCAAGATCCGGGGAGCGGATATCCGATAGGAACCCGTAGTTATCTGCCCATTCTGGGGTCGAGGGTAACGGATACCATCCCGATAAATAGTCCTGCTAGCCTCGGTCACGATACCCGGCGCGTTTGACATTGTTGGAACATTAAAGCCTTCGATACTGCAGCTCATATTCTCAGCCTTCAAGGTGTTTTGTCTCGTTCATATATCTATTCTCTTCAACGCAGCTCTCATTATCCTTCATCTTCTAGATCTCTACCAATCTACAACAACAAAAGACTAAAAGTTAGAAACAAAGACCGTCAAAATGTCTCCCAGCAAGGTTCCCCCACAAGGCATCTGGGCCCCGGCCGTGACCCTCTTCAACCCAGAGACAGACGAGCTCGACCTCGAAGCCCAAGCAAAGTACTACTCCTACCTCTCCAAGACGGGCCTCGCAGGCCTCGTCATCCTCGGCACAAACGCCGAGCAGTTCCTCCTCACCCGCGAAGAGCGTAAAGCCCTCATCGCCACCGCCCGCAAGGCCACCGGCCCAGACTTCCCCATCATGGCCGGCTGCGGCATGCACTCCACAAAGCAGGTCCTCGAGCTCCTCTCCGACGCAAAAGAAGCCGGCGCCGACTCGGCCCTCGTCCTGCCCCCGGCCTACTTTGGCAAGCAAACCACCCCGCAGGTCATTGACCGCTTCTTCAACACCGTCGCCGAGAAGACCCCCTTGCCTATCGTGCTTTACAACTTCCCCCTCGTCTGCAACGGCATCGACCTCGACAGCGGCACCATCGCCAAGCTCGCAAAGAAGCATGACTCCATCGTCGGCGTCAAACTCACCTGCGGCGCCGTCGCCAAGATCGTCCGCCTCGCCGCCGAGCTGCCCGCCGAGAAGTTCGCCACCTACGGAGGCCAGTCCGACTTCCTCCTCGGCGGCCTCACGTCCGGCAGCGCGGGCTGCATCGCGGCCTTCGCCAACGTCTTCCCCCGCGTCACGGTGCAGATTTACAAGCTGCACAACGAGGGCAAGCTCAAGGAGGCCGTCGAGCTGCACCAAAAGGCCGCCCTTGCGGAGCAGGCGACCAAGGCGGGTATTGCGACCATCAAGTACGCCGCGTCCGTGTACACGGCGCCGCGGGCCGGGTTGAAGGGCCAGGAGAAGCTGTTCGCGCCGCGGAGCCCGTATGTTGAGGCCAGCGAGGACCAGAAGAAGACTGTGCACGCTTTGATGGATGAGTTGAACAAGCTTGAGGAGGAGCTTGCTGGTTCCAGCTGAGTGGGTTTGCTCAAGTTAGGTAGATGTTAGTTGTTGGTGAAACGGTCAAAATGTGTGCGCCTTGTCTTGAAGACAACGTGTGCACCACATGCTTGCAGAGATTGCCAGTCTTTCTGCTAGGATGAGTGTGGTCCCTGGGTGCGTCAGAGGCTGCAAGTCATTTTTAGCTTACATTCCAGGCCCAGGGCAAAGAAGTTCGGCAATCGGATCTGGCCTGACAGGGATGGCAAGGAGGGACCGTGTATTATGAGCATATGATAGAACCATAAATGAAGAAACTAAATGATAAAGAAGGCATGGAAACAGTCTCCAGTAACCACCCAGCTGTTTCTGATCGTCGCATTGAGTTGTGGATTGCCCGATCAAGTCCCCTTCTGATGAATCCATGTGTTCTTTAGGTGAAGATCCCGAGACAAAGGCAAGGCGAGCAAGGGATTAATTATCCCACCATCCCACCGGGATACACGGACCTGCTTCCGCGAGCTCTTCTAGTCCACAGCATCCCTGATGGAAATAAAGTGGCGTGGAAGGAATCAAGTCTAGATGACGCTTTATTGATCCGTGCTTCCCACGTTTATCGTAAACAGGTGGGAAAATTTGCATAACATGCAGACTAGAGCAGCCAATTTGATGCTTGGCCTCCTACGCGAGCTCACTTGCGAAACCCCTAGAGACGACCCAGGCACACGGGAAGAATAAGGAACGAGTCTGTTGTCGATCCTACGCGTAATAGCGGGGCGCTCGGACTCCTTTCTTGAAGAACTATACGCCACATTTCTCGACGGCAGTCGAGCTCAAAGGATTTCCTGGTGTGCCTGGGTACCACGGCAAGTGAGGTAGGAGGGATGTGAAAGGGGGGAGAGTGGGCAAGCCACACGAGCAAGGGGGAAGTTGTTATTGACTACGGTGAACAATAAGGAAAACGGTTCATGGAGAAACTTGGAGGGATAAAAGAAAGTAAGAGTAAGAGAGCTCTTGCCCAGAAACGATGGGCAATAGCGATGTAAGACAGTTGATCAGGGCGCGAAGGATGGTTTATCAGGCCATTTGCTTGCGTTCCGTCATCCAGGCCTTTCCTCATTTCAGCCACAA
The window above is part of the Colletotrichum lupini chromosome 9, complete sequence genome. Proteins encoded here:
- a CDS encoding hydantoinase B/oxoprolinase, whose translation is MTVKSHRIRISIDRGGTFTDVHAAIPGRGDIILKLLSVDPANYQDAPTEGIRRILEMVTGETLPRGQLLDLFHVESIRMGTTVATNALLERKGERVALITTKGFRDLLAIGNQSRPNIFDLSVARPEVLFDEVVEVDERITMEDYTEDPASIKTSPTSDDPELVTAVTGETVRVLKRPDLEEIKTQLEKVREQGYRSIAVVFVHSYAYPDHELLVGRVASEMGFSVTLSSEVQPMINVVPRGMSAVADAYLTPVIRQYIDSISANFKGGFGAAATRIEFVQSDGGLVDYRKFSGLKAILSGPAGGVVGYAQTSWDDEERQPVIGFDMGGTSTDVSRYAGVYDHVFETTTAGIAIQSPQLDIHTVAAGGGSILTWKNGLFNVGPESASAHPGPACYRKGGPLTVTDANLFLGRLLPEYFPKVFGPKENEPLNREVTAAKFIELTSEINKDREASGLSLLSPEEVALGFLKVADEGMASPIRALTEARGYEAGAHHLACFGGAGGQHACSVATVLGISRVIIHKYSSILSAYGMSLADVVHEIQKPSAITYSDETKGSIQEQLEELSSQATLELMKQGFTEDLITHDTYLNMRYAGSSSSLMILKGADWDFKTEFEDAHRRGFGFHFPEKSIMVDDIRVRATGAARSKVEKSPFAQMKSVEGSAVSTPQPSGTNSVYFEGHGHLDTAVYQLQTIPVGARISGPALIIDNTQTILVTPSTTATVLESYVVIDRAPVEKVAKTNGEQEEFSPVQLTVFGHRFMSIAEQMGRTLQKTAVSTNIKERLDFSCAIFSPDGGLVANAPHVPVHLGSMQFAVRYQHELWAGKLKDGDVLVSNHPSCGGTHLPDITVITPVFDGPELAFYVASRGHHADIGGILPGSMPPTSYALWQEGAAIESTKLVSEGRFNEAEVRRLLLEEPAQYDGCSGTRRLQDNLSDLNAQIAANAKGISLIKALITENGLATVHRYMYAIQHTAEHAVRELMQSTLVKFGSEPLVAVDYMDDGTPICLKITISPQDGSATFDFTGTGPHVLGNTNAPIAITHSAIIYCLRGLISSQIPLNQGCLAPIDIVIPKDSILNPGAGLAVVGGNVLTSQRITDVVLKAFSASAASQGCCNNLTFGTGGKDPVTGEHKDGFGYYETIAGGAGAGPTWVGQSGVHTHMTNTRITDPEVFEKRYPCILRRFQLRSGSGGKGKNRGGDGTIREIEFRVPVQCSILSERRSRRPYGMEGGGDGEAGLNLVIVKDDMTGKDRTVNLGAKATTKLRAGETVIIQSPGGGAWGAVEA
- a CDS encoding dihydrodipicolinate synthetase, translating into MSPSKVPPQGIWAPAVTLFNPETDELDLEAQAKYYSYLSKTGLAGLVILGTNAEQFLLTREERKALIATARKATGPDFPIMAGCGMHSTKQVLELLSDAKEAGADSALVLPPAYFGKQTTPQVIDRFFNTVAEKTPLPIVLYNFPLVCNGIDLDSGTIAKLAKKHDSIVGVKLTCGAVAKIVRLAAELPAEKFATYGGQSDFLLGGLTSGSAGCIAAFANVFPRVTVQIYKLHNEGKLKEAVELHQKAALAEQATKAGIATIKYAASVYTAPRAGLKGQEKLFAPRSPYVEASEDQKKTVHALMDELNKLEEELAGSS